The DNA region CACCGCCAGTGGCACGGGCAGAAATGTCTGTAGATTTTGTTGACATGGCTTAAGCTTAGTCCCGTACATTGGTACGGAGTCAAGCACCATGAGCCTTCCTCTTCCGCATGCCCACCCCGGCTTGACCATTGGTGATCTGGCCAAGGCGGCCGGTGTCAATGTAGAGACCATACGGTTCTACCAACGCAAGGAGCTGATGCCCGAGCCAGAACGGCCCCAGGGCAGCATTCGGCGATATGACCAGAATGACCTATCGCGATTGCATTTCATCAAGACTGCGAAGCGGCTGGGGTTCAGCCTGGATGAGACCGCGCAGTTGCTGCAACTCGACGATGGTGCGAGCTGCGCTCAAGCCCGTACACACGCAGAGTCCAAGCTCGCCGAAGTTCAACTCAAGCTTGCAGACCTGCACCGAATGGAAGCCGTACTCTCTGAACTGATCGATCTCTGCAGTTCTGGGAGAGGCAAAGTCCGTTGCCCGCTGATTGCGGCAATGGAG from Diaphorobacter sp. HDW4A includes:
- the merR gene encoding Hg(II)-responsive transcriptional regulator codes for the protein MSLPLPHAHPGLTIGDLAKAAGVNVETIRFYQRKELMPEPERPQGSIRRYDQNDLSRLHFIKTAKRLGFSLDETAQLLQLDDGASCAQARTHAESKLAEVQLKLADLHRMEAVLSELIDLCSSGRGKVRCPLIAAMERQSPPLQI